GCCCTTGACCTTGTACCAGGTCTGGATCTGGCCGGTGTAGCTGGTCTCCCAGTTGGCGTGGAGGATGATCTCGTTCCACGCGCCCTGGACGAACGCGCCGATCGGGATCGCGTACTGGCCCGGCAGGCAGGTGTACGTCGTGGTGCTCTTGCAGTTGGCGTCCGCGTTGGAGCGGATCACGCAGCCGGGGCTCGTGGTCGCGTGGTTGCTGCAGGCGCCGGTCTCGAGCGCGAGCGTGACGTGGTCGGGGTGCAGCTGCAGCGAGATCGGGGCGCCGTCCACGTTCTGGAAGTGGAGCTCCGCGATCTCGATCCCGTTGAACGCCCGGTTCGGGATGCTCCAGCCCTTGGGGACGTAGACCATCATCCCGTAGTAGCCGTCGGCGCCGATCGCGAGCGGCTTGCTCGCGCTGATCACGTCACAGGCCTCGAGGGGGTAGGTCGAGGGGCTCGGATCGGTCGGCAGCGAGAACAGGTAGGACGACTGGCCGGTGAGCGGCTGGTTGGTCGGGTCGTAGGTGGCCGTCCCGCGGTAGCGCGGTGACTTCGACGGCGTGGTCGGCGCGCACTGCGCGTTCTGCCACGGCGTGCCCCTCAGCGAGCTCTGCGTGATGGCGCCGCTCATACCGATGCCGTAGCCGGGCGTGGGGGTCGGCGTCGGGGTCGGCGTCGGGGTCGGGGTCGAAGAGAGAATCGGGCTCGTAGCCTGGTTCGTCCCCGGGTCTGTCGACCTCGCAGCTGGACCGCTCGCCCCGACCGCGCTGCCCGACGTCTCTCCGACCTGCGCTGCGCCGGCCGTGACCACCGTTCCGGACGATCGCGTCGCGACGTCCGGCAGCGAGGCGGCCGCGTCGGTGGCAGGCTGGGCAGCCGGCGTCGGAACGTCCGTTCCCGGGCCACCGGGATCGTGTCCCGACGCGCCGACAGGTTGACCCGTGACCTTGGGAGACGCCGACCCGGTGGCGCCTGCGTCGGCGCCGGGCGCCGATCCCCGGGGGGGTGCCTGGGGTGCCCGGGGGGCGCCCTGGGGTGCCGGCGGCGGTACCCCCGCCACCCCGGACGCCGCTCCGGCATCGCTCACCGATGCCGGGGAGGACGGTGCCGGTCCCTTCGGGGCCGTCGTGGAATCGGGGCGCGCCGAGGACCTCGTTGCCTGGGGCCCCGTGTCGGCGACCGTCGAGAACGCATGAGCGAAGCCGTCGTCGGGATTGGGAACGTTGCCGTGCCTCCGCCCCGCACGGGGTTCCTCGGGTGTGACGGCCGCCAGAAGGGGGCTGTCGATCGGGCTCACGACACGCCTCCGAGCATTCCGATGATGCTGTGGACGTACGCAGTGGTCTCGCCGTACGGCGGGACCCCGCCGTACCGGGCCACCGCCCCGGGGCCGGCGTTGTAGGCGGCGAGGGTGAGCGGGACGGACCCCCGGTACTGCTGGAGGTAATTGCCGAGCAGCCGAGCGGCACCGTCGACGGCTTGCGCGGGGTCGAGCGGATCGACGCCGAGACCACGGGCCGTCGACGGCATGAGCTGCATGATCCCCTCGGCGCCGGCAGGGCTCACAGCACCGGCGTTGTACCCCGACTCCTGCTTGGCCACCGCGGCCAGGAGCGATGCGGGCACGCCGTGTCGTGCCGCCGCCGACGTGAACAGGGCCACGAGGTTGGCGGGCACCCCCAGGCTCGCGGGGATGGCACCCGACGCGCCGGGCGTCGACAGGCCCGGGTCGGTGGAGGCCGGCAACACACGGCGGATGGCACTGGGCTGCCCCACCGCCTGGATCTGGACGCTCGTGCCGTGGTGAGGCGCGTCGATCATCTGCCCGTTCCCGACATAGATGCCGACATGACCCGGACCGCCCGCGCCGGGCTCGAAGAAGACCAGGTCACCAGGTTGGGCATCGGCGATGCTGGCCACCGGCGTCCCGATGGTGGCCTGCTCCTGGCTCGTGCGGGGAAGCGAGATCCCGAGGTCGCCGTAGACGCGCTGGACGAGCCCCGAGCAGTCGAGGCCCTTCGCGGGGTCCGTGCCGCCCCACTGGTACGGCACGCCGAGATACTGCTCGGCGTCGGCGACGATCGACGCGCCGGTCACACCCGAGCCGGCTCCCGTCGCGCCCGTTCCCCCACCGGAGAGCCCGAGAAGGGTCGCCGAGGGGGTGAGGGCCGTGCCCGTCGTGGCGGCGGAGGTGGCTGGACTGGTGGCGGGACTGGTGGCGGGACTCGTGGCGGCCGCCAGGGCAGCATTGGCGTTGGAGAGCACGTCGGCGAACTCGCCGGTCGCCGCAGCCTGCTGCAGCGCCGGACCGATCGACGAAACGGCGGCGTCGACGGCCTGCAGCCGGGCGACGATCACCGAGGAATCGATGGTGCTCACGCGAGTGCTCCCGTGCCCCGGCGAGCCTCGGCCGCGCCGACATCTGCGAGCCACCCGGCAATCGCGGACTCGTCGATGGCTGCCATCTCGGCCCGCTGCTCCTCGACGCGCCACTCGGCGCGCCGGCGCTCGTCGAGGTTCTCGAGCGCGGCCACGCGCTGGGCGGCGACAGCCCAGTCGGCATGACGGGCCGTGACATCACCAGACGCGATGACAACCACGTGCAGTGCCGCCACCACGGCTGACGCCCGTCGCTCGGCCTCGTCGCGATCGCGGCGGAAGGAGGTGAGATCCTGCTGTCCGGGCTCCGATTCGAACGCTTCGTACCACGCCAGCGCCCGTCGGTGGTTGCGCCTGGCGCGCTCGAGCTCGCGATTCGCCAGGCTGAGGGCGATCCCGGCAGCTTCCTCTTGGATCCGTCGCACTCGGAGCACGGTCTCGAGAGCGAAGTGATAGCGCTTCATGCCGGCACCGCCTCGGGAGCGACATCGGACGCGAGCACGTCGGCCAGTGCCGTCCAGGACTCATCGGCGCGGGCAGTCTCGGTGATGTCTTGGCACAGGAATCCGTCGATCTGCTCCTTCTGCCTGACAGCGCGGTCGACGAGCGGATTGGAGCCCGTGACGTAGGCGCCGATCTCGATGAGGTCCTTGGCCTCACGGTATGCGGCCAGCAGGCGGCGGATCTCGCTGGTCAGTGACCGCTGCTGGCGCGTGAGGATGGCCGGCTCGACGCGCGAGATCGACTCGAGTACTTCGATGCTGGGGAAGTGGTTGGCGGTCGCCAACCGTCGCGACAGGACGATGTGGCCGTCGAGGAGAGAGCGGGCGGAGTCGGCGATCGGCTCGTTCATGTCGTCGCCTTCGACGAGGACCGTGTAGAGGCCGGTGATGCTTCCGGTCTCTGCCGCGCCGGCACGCTCGAGGAGCCTGGGCATGAGCGTGAACACCGAGGGTGGGTACCCGCGCGTCGCCGGGGGCTCGCCGGCCGACAGTCCGACCTCTCGTTGCGCCATGGCGAAGCGCGTCAGGGAGTCCATCATCAAGACGACGTCCTTGCCCTGGTCGCGGAACCATTCCGCGATCCTCGTGGCAGTGAACGCCGCCCGGATCCGGACGAGAGCCGGCTCATCGGAGGTGGCGACGATCACGACCGAACGGGCAAGACCCTCCGGCCCGAGGTCGCGCTGGATGAACTCGTTGACCTCCCGCCCCCGCTCGCCCACCAGCGCGAGCACCGACACCGATGCGTCGGTCCCGCGAGCCACCATCGAGAGCAGGCTCGACTTGCCGACACCCGATCCGGCGAAGATGCCGAGCCGCTGGCCGCGGCCGCAGGGAATGAGGGTGTCGACGGCCTTGATCCCGAGCGCCAGTTGGCGGTCCACCAATTCGCGTCGCAAGGGGTGGGGGGGAGCCCCGTCGATGCCGATCTCCTGCCATTCCGACAGCATCGGTCGGTCGTCGATGGGCCGGCCCAAACCGTCGAGCACCCGGCCGAGCAAGCCCTCCCCGACGACGACGGGCAGGGGCCGTCCGAGTGCCTCGACCGTGTCGCCGTAGCGCACGCCGCTCACGTCGCCCAGCGGCATGCAGGCGAGAGCCGATCCCTGGACCGCCACCACCTCGGCGTCGAGGACCCCGCCCCCCCGCCAGATCCGCACCGCCTCACCGACGGCCGCGGCGACGCCTTCGACCTCGATGCGCAGGCCGACCATGCGGGTGACCCGGCCGGTGCGTCGCGGTGCTACCGCCGCTTGCAACGATGCGTGCAGAGGGTGCGGAACCGTGGTCATGCCGGCCCCCCCGTTCCCTGTCCGACGGACGTGATGAGGGCCCGGGCCCGCTCCATGGCCGGGCCGATCTGGGCGTCGATCCGGCACGGCCCGGCGTCGACGACGCAGCCCCCGACTTCCACGTCGGGGTCGACGACCACCTTGACGGTGGCGTCGGGAACGAGCGTCTGCAGCTCATCGGGGGTGATGGCGTCGTCGGGGTGGAGGCGCACCACGAGGTCCTCACCCCGCGGTACGAGCGCCACGGCCCGTTTGACGGCCTCGATGCTCACGGACGGCGTGAAGCTGATCTCACGGCCGAGGAGCGCCTCGGCCAGCTCGAACGCCAGCGCCACGGCCTCGTGCTGCGCCTGTGCCACCGCCGCCTCGCGTTGCAGGCTCGCCGACGCCGCCGCGGTGATGAGGGCGGCGGAGAGGCTGATCGCTCGCTCCGCCCTCGCCGCCTCGAGACCGGCGGCGGCGGCGGCGAGCCCCGCCTCGTACCCCTCCTGGTAGGCAGCCGCCCGTTCGCTGACGAAGGGGTCGACGGCCGGCGGCATGCTCCCGCTGGGGTCGAGCGCTTGGTGGCCGAAGGTCTCGGCGGCCGCCTGACGGCCGGCCTCGCCTCGCAGCACGCGGCTCATGACGCGGCTAGACGAACTCATCGTCACCCCTGGCCAGCACGATCTCGCCTGATGCCTCGAGCTCCCGGACGATCTTGACGATGGCGCTCTGGGCGGTCTCGACCTGCGACACCCGCGTGGGCCCGAGGAGGTCGACTTCCTCCAGGACGTCCTGCGCGGCGCGCTCGGACAGATTGCGGAGGAACTTGTCGCGAAAACCGTCCGGGACCGTCTTGAGTGCGGTGGCAAGATCCTTGGGGACGACGTTGCGCAGAATTCGCTGGAGCGTCCGGTCGTCGAGGTTGGCGATGTCGTCGAAGACGAACATCTCGTTGCGGATCTGCTCGGCCAGCTCTGGGTCGCTCTGCTCCAGCTCGGCCAGGATCTGTTGCTCCGACGCGCGCTCGGTCTGATTGAGGATGGCCACGATGGACGCCACACCGCCGGTCTCGTTGGCCGTGGTCACTCCGGTCCGCAACACAGCAGCCAGCTTCTGCTCGAGGAACTCGGCGACCTGCTGGACGACGTCGGGTGAGATCCGCCCCATGGTGGCGATCCGCCGTGCAACCTCGCTCCGTGTCGATTCCTCGAGCTTGGCGATCACGTTGGCGGCAGAGTCCGCCGGCAGGTGCGACAGGACGAGGGCGACGAGCTGGGGATGCTCGTTCCCCACGAAGCTGGCGATCTGCTGGGGATCGATCCGGTGGAGAAAGGAAAGGGGGTGCGAGTAGCTCGCTTGCACGAAGCGGTCCAGGACCTCCTCGGTCTTGGCGCTGCCGAGGCGCTCCCGGAGGAGCTTCCGGGCGACGTCCACGCCACCCTGCCCGACCTGGACGGTCGCCGTGGCATGCGTGGTGAACTCGTTGAGCACACCGCGCACCTCGTCGACTGCGAGAGTCGGGAGCGTGGCCAACGTCGACATGAGGTCGACGACTTCCTGTTCGCTCATGACCCTGAGCACCTTGGCAGCCCGACTGCTGTCGAGCTGCGCCAACACGACCGCCGCCTTCTGGGATCCGGTGAGGGTGGGCATTGTCAGCTACTCAACGTCTTCGTGTCCGACAGCCACGAGCGCAGCATGGTGGCGACGTCGTCGGGCTGGCTGTCGATGAAACGGTTGGCGTCGACCGCCTCCCGGGAGGACAGCACGTCGGGGACGACCGCCGGAAGCTGCCCGGTCGGCTCGTCGGCCCACGAGCGCGACAACGCGGCGAGCTCGGAGGGGCCCAGCACCTGAGCCGGCTGGGCGCGCCGCGCCTTGCGGGCGGAGCGCCACAGCAGGAACAGTGCGATGGCGATCACCAGGAAGACGACCCCGGTTCGGATCAGCGACGTCATGGCCTGCTTCTGTGCGGCCGTGGCCCCGGCCGCGGCGGCCTTGGCCGCCTGTTGGGCGCCGACGGTGTCGAAGGGCATCGAGCTGAAGGCCAGCTGATCGCCGCGGGCCGCGTCGATGCCGGCGGCGGCGGCCACCCCACCCTGCAGGGCGGTGAGGCTGAGTCCCTTGGGGATGGCCTTGGAGTTCACCAGCACCGCCACCGACTGGTTGACGACGGTCCCCGGCGCCTGTTGGACGGTCTTGGTCTCCTGGTTCGTCTCGCACGTCTGCGTGTTCTGCGTGTTGACGTAGTTGCCGTTACCGGTGCCCGTCGTGGCCCCACCGGGGGTCGTGGTCACGGTGGCCGGCGTGGTGGTCACGGTCCCCGCGGGCCCGCCCGGTGGCGTCCCGCTGCCCGTGTACGACTGGTTGCTCTGCGACGTCTGGGTGCAGAAGCTCTGCGGCTGGCCCGTCGGGCCCGGGATGATGTTCTGGGTCGTGGTGGAGACCTGGTCGTAGGAGAGCGTGGCGTTGACCTGGACATCCGCATTGCTCTGCCCCAGGGCGGCGGCCAGGTACGCCTCGACCTTGGCTTGCACCCCCTGGTCGTAGGCGTCGGTCTGGCTGTTGGCGCCGCCTTCGCCCTGGGAGACGCCGGGCCCGGCAAGGAGGTTCCCGTTGGAGTCGGCCACCGTGACGCCGCTCGACGGCAGGTTGGGGATGCTCGAGCCGACGAGGTGGACGATGGCCTGGACCTCGCCGTCGGTGAGCGTCTGGCCGGCTCGCATGGTCACGAGCACCGACGCCCCCGTCGGGGAGTTGTTGCTCAGCGCGAAGTCCTGATTGGCCGGCATGGCGATGTTCACCTGCGAGCTGGTCACGTTCTGAATCGAGTCGATCGTCTGCTCGAGCTCGCCTTGGAGCGCCTGCAGGTAGTCCGCCTGCTGGGTCATGTTGGAGGTGGTCACTCCCTCCTTGTCGAGCAGCGACAGTCCGACGGTGCTGGTGGCCGGCAGCCCTGCCTGCGCCAGCGTGATGCGCTCCTGATCGACGTCGCTGGCGGGAACCATGATCGTCGTGCCGTTGTCGGCCAGCTGGTACGGCACCTTGTCCGACGTGAGCTTGGAGACGACGTTCGCCGCATCGGCAGACTTCAGGCCGGTGAACAGTGGCGTGTAGTTGGGCTTCGCCGAAAAGGACATGAACACCGCGGCTCCGACGACCAGCGCGATGGCCGCGACGACGGTGACAGCCTTCTGGCCGTATGTGAACTCCGACGCGA
This genomic interval from Acidimicrobiales bacterium contains the following:
- a CDS encoding FliH/SctL family protein, translated to MLRGEAGRQAAAETFGHQALDPSGSMPPAVDPFVSERAAAYQEGYEAGLAAAAAGLEAARAERAISLSAALITAAASASLQREAAVAQAQHEAVALAFELAEALLGREISFTPSVSIEAVKRAVALVPRGEDLVVRLHPDDAITPDELQTLVPDATVKVVVDPDVEVGGCVVDAGPCRIDAQIGPAMERARALITSVGQGTGGPA
- a CDS encoding FliI/YscN family ATPase, with translation MTTVPHPLHASLQAAVAPRRTGRVTRMVGLRIEVEGVAAAVGEAVRIWRGGGVLDAEVVAVQGSALACMPLGDVSGVRYGDTVEALGRPLPVVVGEGLLGRVLDGLGRPIDDRPMLSEWQEIGIDGAPPHPLRRELVDRQLALGIKAVDTLIPCGRGQRLGIFAGSGVGKSSLLSMVARGTDASVSVLALVGERGREVNEFIQRDLGPEGLARSVVIVATSDEPALVRIRAAFTATRIAEWFRDQGKDVVLMMDSLTRFAMAQREVGLSAGEPPATRGYPPSVFTLMPRLLERAGAAETGSITGLYTVLVEGDDMNEPIADSARSLLDGHIVLSRRLATANHFPSIEVLESISRVEPAILTRQQRSLTSEIRRLLAAYREAKDLIEIGAYVTGSNPLVDRAVRQKEQIDGFLCQDITETARADESWTALADVLASDVAPEAVPA
- the fliG gene encoding flagellar motor switch protein FliG, producing MPTLTGSQKAAVVLAQLDSSRAAKVLRVMSEQEVVDLMSTLATLPTLAVDEVRGVLNEFTTHATATVQVGQGGVDVARKLLRERLGSAKTEEVLDRFVQASYSHPLSFLHRIDPQQIASFVGNEHPQLVALVLSHLPADSAANVIAKLEESTRSEVARRIATMGRISPDVVQQVAEFLEQKLAAVLRTGVTTANETGGVASIVAILNQTERASEQQILAELEQSDPELAEQIRNEMFVFDDIANLDDRTLQRILRNVVPKDLATALKTVPDGFRDKFLRNLSERAAQDVLEEVDLLGPTRVSQVETAQSAIVKIVRELEASGEIVLARGDDEFV
- a CDS encoding NlpC/P60 family protein, with the translated sequence MSTIDSSVIVARLQAVDAAVSSIGPALQQAAATGEFADVLSNANAALAAATSPATSPATSPATSAATTGTALTPSATLLGLSGGGTGATGAGSGVTGASIVADAEQYLGVPYQWGGTDPAKGLDCSGLVQRVYGDLGISLPRTSQEQATIGTPVASIADAQPGDLVFFEPGAGGPGHVGIYVGNGQMIDAPHHGTSVQIQAVGQPSAIRRVLPASTDPGLSTPGASGAIPASLGVPANLVALFTSAAARHGVPASLLAAVAKQESGYNAGAVSPAGAEGIMQLMPSTARGLGVDPLDPAQAVDGAARLLGNYLQQYRGSVPLTLAAYNAGPGAVARYGGVPPYGETTAYVHSIIGMLGGVS
- a CDS encoding heparin lyase I family protein; translation: MSGAITQSSLRGTPWQNAQCAPTTPSKSPRYRGTATYDPTNQPLTGQSSYLFSLPTDPSPSTYPLEACDVISASKPLAIGADGYYGMMVYVPKGWSIPNRAFNGIEIAELHFQNVDGAPISLQLHPDHVTLALETGACSNHATTSPGCVIRSNADANCKSTTTYTCLPGQYAIPIGAFVQGAWNEIILHANWETSYTGQIQTWYKVKGASSWTQSSNLSNIPTIQYDATRGSAYTGYNDILEAYTAALSAPVTVSLGGYTSGTSFATVAGQM
- the fliF gene encoding flagellar basal-body MS-ring/collar protein FliF, which codes for MTRARDGLKRFASEFTYGQKAVTVVAAIALVVGAAVFMSFSAKPNYTPLFTGLKSADAANVVSKLTSDKVPYQLADNGTTIMVPASDVDQERITLAQAGLPATSTVGLSLLDKEGVTTSNMTQQADYLQALQGELEQTIDSIQNVTSSQVNIAMPANQDFALSNNSPTGASVLVTMRAGQTLTDGEVQAIVHLVGSSIPNLPSSGVTVADSNGNLLAGPGVSQGEGGANSQTDAYDQGVQAKVEAYLAAALGQSNADVQVNATLSYDQVSTTTQNIIPGPTGQPQSFCTQTSQSNQSYTGSGTPPGGPAGTVTTTPATVTTTPGGATTGTGNGNYVNTQNTQTCETNQETKTVQQAPGTVVNQSVAVLVNSKAIPKGLSLTALQGGVAAAAGIDAARGDQLAFSSMPFDTVGAQQAAKAAAAGATAAQKQAMTSLIRTGVVFLVIAIALFLLWRSARKARRAQPAQVLGPSELAALSRSWADEPTGQLPAVVPDVLSSREAVDANRFIDSQPDDVATMLRSWLSDTKTLSS
- a CDS encoding flagellar FliJ family protein — protein: MKRYHFALETVLRVRRIQEEAAGIALSLANRELERARRNHRRALAWYEAFESEPGQQDLTSFRRDRDEAERRASAVVAALHVVVIASGDVTARHADWAVAAQRVAALENLDERRRAEWRVEEQRAEMAAIDESAIAGWLADVGAAEARRGTGALA